The Juglans microcarpa x Juglans regia isolate MS1-56 chromosome 2S, Jm3101_v1.0, whole genome shotgun sequence genome has a window encoding:
- the LOC121253402 gene encoding secreted RxLR effector protein 161-like, protein MSCKESELWYNAMKEEMNSMKSNEVWDLVELPNGIKVIGCKWVFKTKKDSLGNIERYKVCTRPDIAFTVGMLRQYQSDPGLDHWRAAKKVMRYLQGTKEYMLMYRRTDNLEVIGYSDSDFAGCIDSRKLTSGYIFLMADGVVSRRSAKQTLTATSTMEAKFISCFEATSHGA, encoded by the exons ATGAGTTGCAAAGAATCAGAATTGTGGTACAATGCcatgaaggaagagatgaattcTATGAAGAGTAACGAAGTCTGGGATCTTGTTGAGTTGCCTAATGGTATAAAAGtcattggatgtaaatgggtctttaaaaCTAAGAAAGACTCATTGGGCAATATTGAGAGATACAAG GTTTGTACAAGACCTGACATTGCATTTACTGTGGGAATGTTGAGACAATATCAGAGTGATCCAGGTTTAGACCACTGGAGAGCtgcaaagaaagtaatgagATACCTTCAAGGAACCAAAGAATACATGCTTATGTATAGACGGACGGACAATCTGGAAGTAATTGGCTACTCAGATTCTGACTTTGCTGGTTGTATTGATTCACGCAAATTAACATCAGGATACATTTTTTTGATGGCTGATGGAGTTGTATCAAGGAGGAGTGCAAAGCAGACTTTGACTGCCACTTCCACTATGGAAGCCAAGTTCATCTCTTGTTTTGAGGCTACTTCACATGGTGCATGA